The following are from one region of the Roseobacter fucihabitans genome:
- a CDS encoding type VI secretion protein ImpB produces MNGHSRGQASGIERLYLDFDSFFATAEQHFNPALRGKPVGVVPLDSPHTRCIAVSREAKALGVKSGATIVKARELVPDMIFVVARHDVYVRLHNRIIDVIETCLPVANVRSIDEVVCHLLPCEAQEGIVLADRIKRALASSFSPVLTCSIGMAPTELLAKIGAEMNKPDGFALINASELPSKLAHLPLDDLPGISTGIETRLKAAGVEGFAALWELAPKQARGIWGNVEGERFWNGLHGYHVERPETKKRMFGHSRMLPVDWRSPDKVRMCARQLAISAARRLRRADVRATKLTLGLRGGGYRGKTSSRKDDQRWEWEGSFQPARDDRTFLSVLSDGLHRSLQEVNFKPRSVSVMLHGLAGDGDITQDLFAAQIDGAHPSASKQRQDHWEGISDLMDQLRSEHGPKALSLGPIDEVPGGYLGAKIAFGRIPDAEDFSGETVADEATHFCTV; encoded by the coding sequence GAGCGCCTGTATCTCGATTTTGACAGTTTTTTTGCGACGGCAGAACAGCATTTCAACCCGGCTCTCCGTGGAAAGCCGGTCGGTGTTGTGCCGCTCGATTCACCACATACCAGATGTATCGCCGTCAGTCGCGAGGCAAAGGCATTGGGTGTTAAGTCCGGTGCGACCATCGTCAAAGCCCGCGAACTTGTTCCGGATATGATCTTCGTCGTAGCACGGCACGATGTCTATGTCAGGCTTCACAATCGGATCATCGACGTCATTGAGACGTGCCTGCCAGTCGCGAATGTGCGCTCCATCGATGAGGTGGTTTGTCATCTGCTGCCGTGCGAAGCACAAGAAGGCATCGTTCTGGCCGACCGGATAAAGCGCGCTCTGGCGTCAAGCTTCAGTCCCGTACTGACATGTTCTATCGGCATGGCCCCAACCGAGCTGTTGGCCAAAATCGGTGCCGAGATGAACAAGCCGGACGGGTTCGCACTCATCAATGCCTCCGAATTGCCCTCAAAACTTGCCCATCTGCCTTTGGATGACCTGCCGGGTATATCAACCGGTATCGAAACACGTCTGAAAGCTGCCGGTGTCGAAGGGTTTGCAGCACTATGGGAATTGGCACCGAAGCAGGCGCGGGGCATTTGGGGCAACGTTGAGGGCGAACGGTTCTGGAACGGGCTGCATGGCTATCATGTTGAACGACCAGAAACCAAAAAGCGCATGTTTGGCCACAGCCGCATGCTGCCGGTCGATTGGCGCAGCCCCGACAAAGTCCGCATGTGTGCCAGACAGCTTGCCATCAGTGCTGCCCGCCGCCTCCGGCGTGCGGATGTGCGCGCCACCAAGCTGACACTCGGATTGCGCGGCGGCGGCTATCGCGGCAAGACAAGCAGCCGGAAAGATGATCAACGTTGGGAATGGGAGGGCAGCTTTCAGCCGGCGCGTGATGATCGTACATTCTTAAGCGTGCTTTCAGACGGATTGCATCGATCCCTTCAAGAGGTGAATTTCAAACCCAGGTCCGTCAGCGTCATGCTGCATGGCCTGGCTGGCGACGGTGACATCACGCAAGACCTGTTCGCGGCTCAGATTGATGGTGCGCACCCATCAGCATCAAAACAGCGCCAAGACCACTGGGAGGGCATCAGCGATTTGATGGACCAATTGAGATCCGAGCACGGCCCCAAAGCCCTCTCACTCGGCCCCATCGACGAGGTCCCCGGCGGATATCTCGGTGCGAAGATCGCCTTCGGGCGCATACCCGACGCGGAAGACTTCAGCGGTGAAACGGTCGCCGATGAGGCAACACACTTTTGCACGGTATAG
- a CDS encoding helix-turn-helix domain-containing protein, with product MSDKEKSLGELALISTANFKSILPINSTQTTLLWQGRLKAMSGMALIWAANVKGLKPAAKIILILLADFHNKDTGQCNPNAQGLTDECEMGRTTLFRYMTTLEQCGLVTRHARDDGNGGRGSNRYELHLDIILDPISRPKGGSSGSNGVVPQNETRRNVSKNAGKKFQR from the coding sequence ATGTCAGACAAAGAAAAATCTTTGGGAGAGCTGGCACTCATCTCAACTGCCAATTTCAAAAGTATTCTCCCAATCAACAGCACGCAAACGACCCTTCTCTGGCAAGGCAGGCTTAAAGCCATGAGCGGCATGGCGTTAATCTGGGCGGCGAATGTCAAAGGGCTGAAACCCGCAGCAAAGATCATACTGATCCTACTGGCGGATTTCCACAACAAGGATACGGGCCAGTGCAACCCGAACGCTCAGGGGTTGACCGATGAATGCGAGATGGGCCGGACCACGTTGTTTCGGTATATGACGACGCTAGAGCAATGTGGCCTGGTCACGCGCCATGCCCGAGATGATGGCAACGGCGGGCGCGGGTCTAATCGGTATGAATTGCACCTCGACATTATCCTTGACCCCATCTCACGTCCAAAGGGTGGGAGCAGCGGTTCCAATGGGGTTGTGCCTCAAAATGAGACGAGAAGAAACGTCTCAAAAAATGCGGGGAAAAAATTCCAAAGGTGA
- a CDS encoding phosphoserine transaminase: MAIQKPVTRPANPRFSSGPCAKPPTYDLAKLASAPLGRSHRAAPGKAKLLEAIETTREILGVPADYRIGIVPASDTGAFEMAMWSLLGERPVQMVAWESFGAGWVTDVAKQLKIDHSIHTAQYGEIVDMAALNYDDDVCFTWNGTTSGVRLTSGDVIPADRNGLTLCDATSAAFAVDLPWDKLDVTTFSWQKVLGGEAAHGMLILSPRAVERLESYTPAWPLPKIFRLTKGGKLIEGIFRGETINTPSMLCVEDYLQALAWAKSVGGLERLVARADANTAAITSFVDAHDWIEFLATDPAIRSNTSVCLKFTSERIKDRAAFAKAVAKRLSDEDVALDVGAYRDAPPGLRIWCGGTVETSDIKAMLPWLAWAFESEIAS; the protein is encoded by the coding sequence ATGGCTATACAAAAACCGGTCACGCGGCCGGCTAACCCGCGTTTTTCATCCGGCCCCTGCGCCAAACCCCCCACATATGACCTCGCCAAACTGGCCTCAGCACCTTTGGGTCGTTCGCACCGTGCGGCCCCCGGAAAAGCAAAGCTACTGGAAGCGATCGAAACGACCCGGGAAATCCTTGGCGTGCCTGCGGATTATCGTATCGGGATCGTGCCGGCATCTGATACCGGCGCGTTTGAAATGGCAATGTGGTCGTTGCTGGGCGAGCGCCCCGTGCAGATGGTCGCATGGGAAAGCTTCGGTGCCGGCTGGGTCACGGATGTGGCCAAACAACTCAAGATCGATCACAGTATCCATACCGCGCAATATGGCGAGATCGTCGATATGGCTGCGCTGAATTATGACGATGACGTCTGCTTTACGTGGAACGGCACCACGTCCGGCGTACGCCTAACCTCCGGGGACGTGATCCCGGCGGACCGCAATGGACTGACATTATGCGACGCGACATCTGCCGCCTTCGCGGTTGATCTGCCATGGGATAAATTGGACGTTACCACCTTTAGCTGGCAAAAAGTGCTGGGCGGAGAAGCAGCACACGGCATGCTGATCCTGTCCCCGCGCGCGGTTGAGCGGTTGGAAAGCTATACACCGGCCTGGCCCCTGCCCAAGATATTTCGCCTGACCAAAGGCGGCAAATTGATCGAAGGGATTTTCAGGGGGGAGACGATCAACACGCCTTCGATGCTCTGTGTCGAGGATTATTTGCAGGCCTTGGCATGGGCAAAATCGGTCGGTGGCCTTGAAAGGTTGGTCGCGCGCGCAGATGCAAATACGGCGGCGATCACCTCCTTTGTCGACGCCCATGATTGGATCGAATTCCTCGCGACCGATCCTGCAATACGGTCCAACACCTCGGTATGCCTGAAATTCACGAGCGAACGCATCAAAGATCGTGCCGCTTTCGCAAAAGCTGTCGCCAAGCGCCTGTCCGATGAGGATGTTGCGCTCGATGTGGGGGCATATCGAGATGCACCCCCGGGCTTACGTATCTGGTGCGGCGGCACAGTTGAGACTTCGGACATTAAAGCGATGCTACCGTGGCTTGCCTGGGCGTTTGAGTCCGAAATCGCATCTTGA
- the serA gene encoding phosphoglycerate dehydrogenase: MAPKVLISDKLSEAAVQIFRDRGIDVDFQPDIGKDKEKLAAIIGDYHGLAIRSATKVTQKIIDAATNLKVIGRAGIGTDNIDKDAASKKGVIVMNTPFGNMITTAEHAIAMMFAVARQIPEASASTHAGKWEKSKFMGVELTGKTLGVIGAGNIGGIVCDRARGLKMKVVAYDPFLGEEKAKKMGVEKVELDALLARADFITLHVPFTDQTANILSAEALAKTKPGVRIINCARGGLVDEDALAEALKSGHVAGAAFDVFAKEPATENALFHLPNVVCTPHLGAATTEAQENVALQVADQMSDYLLTGAVTNALNMPSVTAEEAKVMGPWVKLSGHLGSFIGQMTDEPIRAINILYDGAVSEMNLEALNCSVIAGIMKKVNPDVNMVSAPFIAKERGIQISTTNQDKSGAFDGYVKVTVVTAKRERSVAGTVFSDDKPRFIQIKGINIDAEIGAHMLYTTNEDVPGIIGTLGQTMGENGVNIANFTLGRNAAGGEAIALLYVDEAVPAEARAKLAETGMFTQIKPLQFDVA, from the coding sequence ATGGCCCCCAAAGTACTCATCTCTGACAAACTCTCCGAAGCCGCCGTTCAAATTTTCCGCGATCGCGGCATCGACGTCGATTTCCAGCCGGACATCGGCAAAGACAAGGAAAAACTCGCCGCCATCATTGGCGATTATCACGGCCTTGCAATCCGCTCCGCCACGAAAGTCACGCAAAAGATCATCGATGCGGCCACGAACCTAAAAGTCATCGGCCGGGCCGGCATCGGAACCGATAACATCGACAAGGACGCCGCCTCTAAGAAAGGTGTGATCGTCATGAACACGCCCTTCGGCAATATGATCACGACGGCGGAGCATGCCATCGCGATGATGTTTGCCGTCGCGCGCCAGATCCCGGAAGCCTCTGCCTCCACCCATGCGGGCAAATGGGAGAAATCCAAGTTCATGGGCGTCGAACTCACCGGCAAGACGCTGGGTGTGATCGGCGCGGGTAACATCGGCGGCATCGTTTGTGACCGTGCGCGCGGGTTGAAAATGAAGGTTGTGGCCTATGATCCCTTCCTCGGCGAAGAAAAGGCCAAGAAGATGGGTGTTGAGAAAGTCGAACTTGATGCGCTTCTGGCGCGGGCGGATTTCATCACGTTGCATGTACCATTCACGGATCAGACGGCGAATATTCTGAGCGCGGAAGCCCTTGCCAAGACAAAACCGGGTGTGCGGATCATCAATTGTGCACGCGGCGGGTTGGTCGATGAGGACGCCCTCGCAGAGGCTCTGAAATCAGGTCACGTGGCGGGTGCGGCCTTTGATGTGTTTGCCAAGGAACCGGCGACAGAAAATGCGCTGTTTCACTTGCCAAACGTTGTCTGCACCCCGCATCTGGGCGCGGCGACAACCGAGGCACAGGAAAACGTCGCCCTGCAGGTCGCCGATCAGATGTCGGATTACCTGCTCACCGGTGCCGTCACCAACGCGCTCAACATGCCCTCCGTGACTGCCGAAGAGGCCAAGGTCATGGGGCCTTGGGTCAAACTCTCCGGGCATCTGGGCAGTTTCATCGGGCAGATGACCGATGAGCCGATCAGGGCAATCAACATCCTCTATGACGGGGCGGTTTCGGAAATGAATCTCGAAGCGCTTAATTGCAGCGTGATCGCCGGTATCATGAAAAAAGTGAACCCGGATGTGAATATGGTTTCCGCCCCCTTCATCGCCAAGGAACGTGGCATCCAGATTTCGACGACCAATCAGGATAAATCCGGCGCGTTTGACGGTTATGTCAAGGTGACGGTCGTGACCGCCAAACGTGAACGCTCGGTCGCGGGTACGGTGTTTTCGGACGACAAGCCGCGTTTCATCCAGATAAAGGGCATCAACATCGACGCCGAGATCGGCGCGCATATGCTTTATACAACCAACGAGGACGTGCCGGGCATCATCGGGACGTTGGGTCAGACCATGGGCGAAAACGGCGTTAATATCGCGAACTTCACGCTTGGCCGTAACGCGGCTGGTGGCGAGGCGATTGCCCTGCTTTACGTCGATGAGGCGGTACCTGCCGAAGCGCGCGCGAAACTCGCGGAAACGGGCATGTTCACCCAAATCAAGCCGTTACAATTTGACGTCGCCTAA
- a CDS encoding metallophosphoesterase family protein, with translation MPQPIYAIGDIHGQIDELHRVLGLIEADGGPDAQIVFLGDYVDRGPDSRAVLQFLIDAKAAGCNWIPIKGNHDRYLERFLDNMTLLDPATRPDLFWFNPRLGGDKTMASYGVTAEEGMPVDPIHAAARKAVPQAHRDFLKNLPLTHQTDALLFVHAGIRPKVRLDQQIEDDLIWIRQPFLDYHRSHGPLVVHGHTALDYPEHYGNRVNLDAGAGYFRPLHAAVFEGRECWLLSDTGRRALRP, from the coding sequence ATGCCGCAGCCGATCTATGCCATTGGCGACATTCACGGGCAGATCGATGAGCTGCACCGCGTTCTGGGCCTGATCGAGGCGGATGGCGGTCCGGACGCGCAGATTGTGTTCCTGGGCGATTATGTGGATCGCGGACCTGACAGCCGCGCGGTTTTGCAATTCTTGATCGATGCCAAGGCTGCGGGCTGCAATTGGATCCCTATCAAAGGCAACCATGATCGTTATCTGGAACGGTTTCTGGATAACATGACGCTCCTTGATCCCGCCACGCGGCCGGATTTATTCTGGTTCAACCCCCGATTGGGCGGTGACAAAACCATGGCGTCCTACGGTGTCACTGCCGAAGAAGGCATGCCCGTTGATCCCATTCATGCCGCGGCACGGAAGGCCGTACCGCAAGCGCATCGCGATTTCCTCAAGAACCTGCCGTTGACGCACCAAACCGACGCATTGTTGTTCGTTCATGCGGGGATCCGGCCCAAGGTGCGGCTGGATCAACAGATCGAGGATGATCTGATCTGGATCAGGCAACCGTTTCTGGACTACCACCGCTCACATGGCCCGCTGGTGGTGCATGGCCATACCGCGCTGGATTATCCTGAACACTACGGAAACCGGGTCAATCTGGATGCGGGTGCGGGCTATTTCCGACCGCTGCACGCCGCGGTTTTCGAGGGGCGTGAGTGCTGGCTTTTATCAGACACGGGCCGACGCGCGTTGCGGCCATAA
- the tdh gene encoding L-threonine 3-dehydrogenase: MSNEMKALSKLHACEGLWMTHAPVPEIGPDDVLIKVNKTGICGTDIHIWNWDNWAAKTVPVPMITGHEFAGEIVELGRNVTDLEIGQRCSGEGHLIGKTSRQSRAGKFHLDPATRGIGVNEQGAFAQYLKLPAFNVVPLPDEIPDDIGAILDPLGNAVHTALSFDLVGEDVLITGAGPIGIMAAAVARHVGARHVVITDINPDRLDLAARVADVVPVNVAKADLAETIASLKMKQGFDVGLEMSGNQRALDQMVEAMTMGGRIAMLGIPPGKSPVDWSRIVFKAITIKGVYGREIFETWYKMIAMLQNGLDVSRVITHRFGVDDFEAGFAAMKSGGSGKVVLDWTR, encoded by the coding sequence ATGAGCAATGAAATGAAGGCCCTGTCCAAACTCCACGCCTGCGAAGGGTTGTGGATGACACATGCACCCGTGCCGGAAATTGGCCCCGATGATGTGCTGATCAAGGTCAACAAGACGGGGATTTGCGGCACAGATATTCACATCTGGAACTGGGACAATTGGGCGGCAAAAACGGTGCCCGTGCCGATGATCACCGGCCATGAATTCGCCGGTGAAATCGTCGAGCTGGGCCGTAACGTCACCGATCTGGAGATCGGACAGCGTTGTTCCGGTGAAGGCCATCTGATCGGGAAAACCTCGCGCCAGAGCCGCGCGGGAAAATTTCACCTTGATCCGGCCACACGCGGGATCGGCGTGAATGAACAGGGTGCCTTTGCGCAATATCTGAAATTGCCGGCGTTCAACGTGGTGCCTTTGCCGGATGAGATTCCGGATGATATCGGCGCGATCCTCGATCCATTAGGCAATGCGGTTCATACCGCGCTGAGTTTCGATCTGGTGGGGGAGGATGTGTTGATCACCGGTGCCGGTCCCATCGGGATCATGGCCGCGGCCGTTGCGCGTCATGTCGGCGCGCGCCATGTGGTGATCACGGACATCAACCCGGACCGGCTTGACCTTGCGGCGCGGGTCGCGGACGTCGTGCCGGTCAATGTGGCAAAGGCGGATCTGGCTGAAACCATCGCATCCCTCAAGATGAAACAGGGGTTCGACGTGGGGCTGGAAATGTCGGGCAATCAACGCGCGCTTGATCAGATGGTCGAGGCCATGACCATGGGTGGGCGCATCGCGATGCTGGGTATTCCGCCCGGCAAAAGCCCGGTGGACTGGAGCCGGATCGTCTTCAAGGCGATCACCATCAAGGGTGTTTACGGGCGCGAAATCTTCGAGACCTGGTACAAGATGATCGCCATGTTGCAGAACGGGTTGGACGTCAGCCGCGTGATCACGCATCGTTTTGGCGTGGATGATTTTGAGGCCGGGTTTGCGGCGATGAAATCGGGCGGTTCAGGTAAGGTTGTGCTGGATTGGACGCGCTAG